The window GTGGCGAGCTGCTGGAAAGCGCTGTCATCGGCCAGGTCGCGGCCAAGCACAACGCCACCCCGGCGCAGGTGGTCATCGCCTGGCACCTGGCCGTCGGCAACGTGGTCATCCCCAAGTCCGTGACTGAATCACGCATCCGCGAGAACTACGCCGCGCTGGGTGTCAGCCTGGACGAGACCGACGTGCAGGCCATCAACGGCCTTGACAACTCAGCGGAAGGTGCCGGCCGCATCGGCGCGGACCCGGCAGTCTCCGACTTCGCCTAGGCCACCCCGGCTGGACCGCCGCGCCTGCCCGGTCCAACGGCCGGCGGAGCAGGCATAGACCGCGACTGGGCCTTCACCCGACATGGGTGGGGGCCCAGTCTGCTGCCCACTGACCGTCATCAGGCCGACCGGTCCAAAGTTGACTGTCGCAAGGTGTGACGGTCAAAAGAGTCCGGGCTAGGCAGCCTTGCGGTCTTCCTTCACTGGCACCGGGTCCACAATGGCCCAACCGTGCTCCTCCGCGGTTTGGCGGCTGGCGAAGCGCTCAGCCGCGGCCAGGTCATCGAACGTCTCAGTGCGGATGCGGCCGCAGTCGGTGTCCAGATACGTGACTTCGAAGTACTGGGTGGTTTCCATACTTCAAGTGTGCCGCCGGGCTCTGACACTCTGAGGTCAGCACCCCGGCGTGTTGCCAAGCCGCAGCACGCGCTCCCGCGCCAGGTCCTCGGCGCGGCTGGTTTTGTCGGCGGCCCGCGCGGTCTGCTGCGCCCGCGCGCCAGCCAGTTCCCGCCTCTTCCGGGCCGTTTTGAGTTCCTGCTCACAGCGGGCCAGCTGTTCGCGCAGATTCCGCACCGTTTCGGAGAGTTCCGTGGCCAGGGCGGTGGACTCGGCCAGCTCCTCCTGCTGCTGCCGTGCTTCCTCCGCCGCTGCCCGGGCGGCGCTCTCGGCGTCTGCGAGAGCTGCACGTGCCCGCTCCGAGGCGGAGGGCGGGACTTTGCGCGGTTCCTGCCGTACTGCGCGCAGCCGGGGTTGCTCTGCTGTACCGCCGGCATCCGGCCGGCGCGCCGGTGCCGGCGCAGGGCCGCCCGCACCGGCCACGGCCACGGCACCGGAAAGATCCACCACGTCAACGCCGTCGGCAGACAGTCCCCGGAGCAGGCGGCCGGACTGTACGGCCGCCGCGGCGCCCTCATCCGCCGTCGCTGCACGCAGTGTCGCTTCCACCTCCGTGGCGATGGCAGCGCTGATTTTCCGCCCTTGCTGTGCCGCCGCAGCCGCAGCTGCGCGGACCGCTTCGCCCAGGAGCTGGCGGCGTTCCTGCCCCAGCCGGCGCAGTTGCGCAGCGTCGAGGGAAGCCTGCGCGTCGCGCATCGACCTGCCGAGTTCGACGACGTCCCGGAGGGTCTCCGGCTGCCGGGCGGCGAGCATGTTCACAGTCCACGCCGCCACGGATGGTTTGGGCAGCGACCGTACTTCTGCGGCGAGAGAGGGCTGGTCCTTCGCGGCAGCGGCCTCCTTGACGGCAGCCGTCCTGGCGGGGATGAAGTCATCGAACGGGAGGGCGTAGAGCCGTGCCGCAACGTCCGCCAGCGTTTGCTCTCCCATGCAAGAATCATAGAAGCCCGGCGCGGCCAAGCTGCCGCCACAGGGCGGTTCGCACGCAGAAAAAGGGCACTCATGATCGAAATAGCGGGTCTACCGGCCCACATCCTGCTCGTCCACGCCGTCGTGGTCCTGGCACCCATCGCTGGCCTCGGTGCGATCGTCTACGCCGCGGCGCCACGCTGGCGGCGCTACCTGGCCTGGCCGCTGGGGGTGCTTTCGCTGCTCCTCGTTCCGGTTTCCCTGCTGACCGCTGAGGCCGGGGAACAGCTGGAGAAGGCCCGTCCGGCATCGGCCCTGGTCCGGGAGCATGCGGAACAAGGTGGCGTGCTGAAGGCCGCCTCGGTGGTGTTTTTCGCTGTCATCGCGGTGGCGCTGGTGGTGAGCTATGAGCCCATCGGCCGGCGCTTCGCGTTCCTGGGCCGGCTCCGGACCCACCCCGCAATCCGGGTGGCCGTGCTGGTCCTCGCAGCGGTGGCGGGTGCCGTCTTCATCTACCAGAGCATCATCACCGGCCACTCGGGCGCTGCGTCCGTCTGGGCCCGTTGACCGGGAGTTAAGTTGGCCCGCAGAGGTGTGCCCGGGTCCGCTACGGTTTCTCGGTCCTGCGAACCGCCACCACTAGCACCGCGAACGCCAGCACCTGCAGCAACACCACCGCCGGGATCAGCAGTTCACGTGCGTCATAGAGGGACCCGTACAGAGCCCCGCCCGCCAGCGCTCCGGCGCCCTCAAAGGCCGCGAAAACGCCGTACGCCGTGCCTTGCCGCAGTTCCGGCACCAGATCCGCGATCAACGCCTTGACGGTGGAATCCTGGATGCCTGTGGCGGCACCCCAGACGAGGACGCCGGCCAACGCCAGTCCACCCGCCGGCGATAAGGCCAGCACGGGGACAGCCGCAATCAGCGGAGGCAGTGCCAGGAGCACCCAGGCGCCCGACCGGTCGTAGAGGACGCCGGTGGCAAGGGCACCCAGCGCCGCCGCCGCCATGGCGCCCGCGTACAGCAGCGGTACGGCCGCGACCGGTACGGCCGCCGCGGTGGTGAGATGAAAAGAAATGACGCCGAAAGCTACCAGCCCGGCGCTCCACAAGAAGGCAGCGACGGCGAACAGCGCAAAGGCCCCGGTGAGCAGCGGCGGAGGATGCCCGGTAACGCCCGGAGGGCCTGCGCCCGCGGGGGCAGAGCCTGTGCCGGGAACGAAGCCGGCGGCCGCTGCTCCGGGCGGAGGGGGTCCGCCCGGTTCCGCGATGCGGCGGCGCAGCCAGGTCAGCAGGACCATGGCAGCCGCTGCCGGAACTGCCAGGACCGCGAAGGCCGCCGTCAGATTTCCGCTGACCGCAAGTACCGCGGCCACCAGGACGGGCCCAAGCAGGGCGCCGGCGAGGTCGAGGGACTTGTGGACAGCGAAGCCGCGGCCCCTGCCCACCGGGCTGGCGACCCTGGCCAGCAGCACCGTCTTGGCCGGACTGCGGACGGCCTTGCCGACGCGGTCCCCGATAATCAGTACAGACGCCACCAGCAATCCGGCTGCCCCGGCCAGGGGTGCGACGGCGAGCAGGGGCACGCAGACCGCCGTGAGCCCGTATCCGGTGATCGTGAACGTCCAGTAGCGGCGGGTGCGGTCCGCCCAGGGGCCAAACAACAACCGGAGTCCCTGCGCTGCGGCCTCCGCCGCGCCGGTCACGAGTCCGACGAGCAGTGCAGAGGCGCCGAGTTGGGCGAGCAGGGGTCCAGCCAAGGGCCGGGCGCCGTCGGAAACGGCATCGGCAGCCAGGCTGACAAGCCCAAACCCGATCACCGGCCCCCAACCAACGCGTCCCGTCCCGCCCGGTACAGGCTGGCTGGCCGCCGTCGTCCGACCCCGCCGTTCCATGAGCCCATGGTTCACCGGGACCAGGGCAAAGACAAGGGCCCGCAGCACCAGCCCGTGAACCCACCAGCCCGGGCAGCAAAAAGGACCCCACCCGGCGTGTGCCGGATGGGGTCCTCGGGCAGGACCCGTTGCCTGTTACCGCCAGGCCCGGACGTAGTCGACCTTCATTTCGGAGGCCGCTCCGTAGGCAGTGCTGGTACTCGCTTTGCCTACGTTCAGCACCAGGTACTGGGAGGCATTGCCGTCGTCGGTGGCGAAGGACTTGACCTTGACGCCGTCGACATAGACCTCGGAGACGTTGCCCTTACGCCACAGTCCGTAGGTGTGGTACGCGTTGCCCCAGCTGCCGGCAATGGTTCCTTGATTGTGGGTTCCGGACGCCGAGTGGTAATTGGACGTCAACTTTCCCTTGAGCACCTCAGCGATGTCGTTCTCACCGTTGGCCGGCCAGGACTGTCCGGTGGTCCACCATGCCGGCCAGTTGTGCAGGACGGTTCCATTGCCGGGGAAGGAGATGCGGGCCTCGGTGTAGCCGGTCCGGAATTCGTAACCGGTGGTGGCGGCGTCCTTCGGGTTTGAGGACACGAGGGCGCCGGTGCCGGCGTCCGAGAGCTTGAGCGAGAGGTTGCCGCCGCCGACCGAAACGTTGGCCGGGCTGGTCTTGACCTTGTTCATGGTGCCGCCGCCGAACCAGGAACTTGACCACTTGGTGGTGTCGAGCTTGGTTCCGTTGAAGTCGTCACTGAAGGTCGGCGACCAGGCACCGGGTACACCCAACGGTTTCAGGGACGAGACGGATGCGGCCGGCACGATCGCGGCGGC is drawn from Micrococcaceae bacterium Sec5.8 and contains these coding sequences:
- a CDS encoding MFS transporter produces the protein MERRGRTTAASQPVPGGTGRVGWGPVIGFGLVSLAADAVSDGARPLAGPLLAQLGASALLVGLVTGAAEAAAQGLRLLFGPWADRTRRYWTFTITGYGLTAVCVPLLAVAPLAGAAGLLVASVLIIGDRVGKAVRSPAKTVLLARVASPVGRGRGFAVHKSLDLAGALLGPVLVAAVLAVSGNLTAAFAVLAVPAAAAMVLLTWLRRRIAEPGGPPPPGAAAAGFVPGTGSAPAGAGPPGVTGHPPPLLTGAFALFAVAAFLWSAGLVAFGVISFHLTTAAAVPVAAVPLLYAGAMAAAALGALATGVLYDRSGAWVLLALPPLIAAVPVLALSPAGGLALAGVLVWGAATGIQDSTVKALIADLVPELRQGTAYGVFAAFEGAGALAGGALYGSLYDARELLIPAVVLLQVLAFAVLVVAVRRTEKP
- a CDS encoding glycoside hydrolase family 16 protein, whose translation is MKISTTLFTGAAAAAVLSLTASLGAVAAPGAAPAAPSAPAGTYTCSLRVSDGVPPCTFQPAPAPAAVAVPAAAVAAAPAAAPAPAAAPAPVPVPAAAAAAAPAAAPAAAPAAAIVPAASVSSLKPLGVPGAWSPTFSDDFNGTKLDTTKWSSSWFGGGTMNKVKTSPANVSVGGGNLSLKLSDAGTGALVSSNPKDAATTGYEFRTGYTEARISFPGNGTVLHNWPAWWTTGQSWPANGENDIAEVLKGKLTSNYHSASGTHNQGTIAGSWGNAYHTYGLWRKGNVSEVYVDGVKVKSFATDDGNASQYLVLNVGKASTSTAYGAASEMKVDYVRAWR